One genomic region from Campylobacter concisus encodes:
- a CDS encoding ClpP family protease — protein sequence MVEFDKLNLADIQMSLLADRNIFLYGQIDQEICLATQKILLYLDSVNQSDINIYISGPGGSIYDGFGLIDFMKTIKSPINTFCVGLAASMSALIFLNGDKRYMLPNSSLMLHQPLGGASGQASDIELIANQILKIKSKVNEMIKANSNLKIAKIEQITDRDCYIDAPLAITYGLANEIISTKKGE from the coding sequence ATGGTAGAGTTTGACAAGCTAAATTTAGCTGACATTCAAATGAGCTTACTTGCTGATAGAAATATCTTTTTATATGGGCAGATAGATCAAGAAATTTGCCTGGCTACACAAAAGATACTTTTGTATCTCGACAGTGTAAATCAAAGCGACATAAACATATATATAAGTGGCCCTGGTGGCTCAATATATGATGGCTTTGGACTAATCGACTTTATGAAGACCATAAAATCACCAATCAACACTTTTTGCGTGGGTCTAGCTGCCTCTATGTCTGCGCTCATATTTTTAAACGGAGATAAACGCTATATGCTTCCAAACTCAAGCCTCATGCTTCATCAGCCTCTTGGTGGCGCATCAGGTCAGGCAAGCGACATAGAGCTGATCGCAAATCAAATTTTAAAAATCAAATCGAAAGTCAATGAGATGATAAAGGCTAATAGCAACCTAAAGATAGCAAAGATAGAACAGATCACCGATAGAGACTGCTATATAGACGCACCATTAGCCATTACTTATGGCCTAGCAAATGAAATAATATCAACTAAAAAAGGAGAATAA
- a CDS encoding phage integrase SAM-like domain-containing protein, producing the protein MNKEIKKLLEVDDFNELNHLAIKFHYQNDPKLLSDDINYCLGKGYERATSDKGKNYWLKICCHLFNLFPYSVHLFGTKKFKDIMDERFGALNSRTDTTQRPIVPIDNDLPVEKIINSFYPATPEKKLAYKKKKNAKEISSGNTVEVKGGLIVLGAFVPHYIVSEISNYATKKERTKIKPIKPDKDSLNISTVKDLVENYIESVGSRQKLSESTKKEYRLVSKLLQDFLDSKSISINDINLIISEEFQDGLLNSKDGSRKRSEKRVNNIVGFLSNIFERAVKLGLIETNYFSKTSLIRFSINEKTTKRNFTEDELKLLFLGQHGIEKEVLDYFRFKLHVGLRMEEFFRLNENSFKTETVNGQTYNYVIIDTAKGKYSSESKRVIVLHENIKDLHNYKWVKAIKEKYPTIKSFNKKANGCINKVIGDKKISDHRLRGNFAKRVVEYDRINNISGSIVNAADELGHNINKNNRKSLEQYNDLIKGMLGYDLSDALDIYAKSDFLKLKQRIMKAFDEYSDIFKYLDIPNNKIPHIKSNKNNKKGKK; encoded by the coding sequence ATGAATAAAGAGATTAAAAAACTACTTGAAGTCGATGATTTTAATGAATTAAATCATCTAGCAATAAAGTTTCATTATCAAAATGATCCAAAACTACTATCTGATGATATAAATTATTGCCTTGGAAAGGGGTATGAAAGAGCCACAAGTGATAAGGGTAAAAACTACTGGTTAAAAATATGTTGTCATCTTTTTAATCTATTTCCATACTCTGTCCATTTGTTTGGAACTAAAAAGTTTAAAGATATAATGGACGAGCGATTTGGTGCCTTAAATTCAAGGACTGATACTACCCAAAGACCTATCGTCCCAATAGATAATGACTTGCCTGTAGAGAAGATAATAAATAGTTTTTATCCAGCTACACCAGAGAAAAAACTAGCCTATAAGAAAAAGAAGAATGCTAAAGAAATTTCTAGTGGCAATACAGTAGAAGTAAAAGGCGGGCTTATTGTTCTTGGTGCTTTTGTGCCACATTATATTGTGTCAGAGATATCAAACTATGCCACAAAGAAAGAGAGAACAAAAATAAAACCAATCAAACCTGACAAAGATTCACTAAATATATCAACAGTCAAAGATTTAGTTGAAAACTATATAGAAAGTGTTGGATCACGACAAAAACTTAGTGAAAGTACAAAAAAAGAATACAGATTGGTATCAAAACTACTTCAAGATTTTCTTGATAGTAAGAGTATTAGCATAAATGATATAAATTTAATTATCTCCGAAGAGTTTCAAGATGGTCTTTTAAATTCTAAAGATGGCTCACGAAAACGTAGTGAAAAGAGAGTGAATAATATAGTCGGGTTTCTTTCAAATATTTTTGAAAGAGCCGTAAAGCTAGGTCTTATTGAAACTAATTATTTTAGTAAAACATCGCTTATACGTTTTTCTATTAACGAAAAAACTACTAAGAGAAATTTTACTGAAGATGAACTGAAATTATTATTTTTAGGGCAACATGGCATCGAAAAAGAGGTGTTGGACTATTTTCGGTTCAAGCTACATGTTGGACTTCGTATGGAGGAATTTTTTAGGTTGAATGAGAATAGTTTCAAAACAGAGACAGTAAATGGACAAACATACAATTATGTCATTATAGATACAGCAAAAGGCAAATACAGTAGTGAATCCAAAAGAGTAATTGTCCTACATGAAAATATCAAAGACTTACATAATTATAAATGGGTTAAAGCCATAAAAGAAAAATACCCTACAATAAAGTCTTTTAATAAGAAAGCCAATGGTTGCATAAATAAAGTTATAGGCGATAAAAAAATTAGTGATCATCGTTTGAGAGGCAACTTTGCTAAGAGAGTAGTAGAGTATGATCGTATAAACAACATAAGTGGCTCCATTGTAAATGCTGCAGATGAATTAGGACACAATATAAATAAAAACAATAGAAAGAGTCTCGAACAATATAATGACCTAATTAAAGGAATGCTAGGTTACGATCTCTCCGACGCTCTTGACATATACGCCAAGTCTGACTTTTTGAAACTAAAACAAAGAATCATGAAAGCATTTGATGAATATTCAGATATTTTCAAATACTTGGACATACCAAATAATAAGATACCACATATTAAATCAAATAAAAATAATAAAAAGGGTAAAAAATGA
- a CDS encoding tyrosine-type recombinase/integrase translates to MSSKLITKIANRPNFYFFDTALKDGKKLTIKFCLFTKDLDEAVRLAKSIKAAANEALANKITTIHTNSKNLRVLINIKMQNERRIKQNGIFLDVSEYKELSQDVIAKFYNLATLEEKHTLKEPKTLLDVSLGSSLSFEAVAKRYVQTECLKLKSSDKTKGYYVKTGKLLDEFFKDHQGKEFSYNDAENFQTTLANKKLNKKTINNYTSYSKRLFNYAIKMGKLTTNPFKMLTSFKISADEKSPKDNFSLDELKIVFDTKRLDLRNYMMFALHTGLRLNEIWQLDSKSIGEEDGIKFINVKTAKQKGGLSKYRQIPLHKNIEYLADLKWLEQIKKGKESSDYFGKRLNRYIHKSIPNANVSFHRLRGNFAKAIKDYCLENSLADLTSVLLGHSTDLATDTYAKGVSLKAKKEALKGLEIFNFLIFSASKNFYRKRYN, encoded by the coding sequence ATGAGTTCTAAGCTAATTACTAAGATAGCAAACAGACCAAATTTCTACTTTTTTGATACCGCTCTTAAAGATGGCAAAAAGCTAACTATTAAATTTTGCCTTTTCACAAAAGATTTAGATGAGGCAGTAAGACTGGCAAAATCTATAAAAGCCGCAGCCAACGAAGCTCTTGCTAATAAGATAACCACAATACATACAAACTCTAAAAACCTAAGAGTCTTAATAAACATCAAAATGCAAAATGAACGGCGCATTAAACAAAATGGCATATTTTTAGATGTTAGCGAATATAAAGAGCTGTCACAAGATGTGATAGCTAAATTTTATAATCTGGCAACACTAGAAGAAAAGCATACCTTAAAAGAGCCCAAAACATTATTGGATGTATCTTTAGGTTCATCACTATCTTTTGAAGCAGTAGCTAAAAGATACGTGCAAACAGAGTGTTTAAAGCTAAAATCCAGTGATAAAACAAAGGGCTATTATGTTAAAACTGGCAAGCTCTTGGATGAGTTTTTTAAAGATCATCAAGGTAAAGAGTTTAGCTACAACGATGCTGAAAATTTTCAAACAACTCTAGCAAACAAAAAGCTTAACAAAAAGACCATCAACAACTACACATCTTACTCAAAAAGGCTCTTTAACTATGCCATAAAGATGGGCAAGCTTACGACAAATCCATTTAAAATGCTTACATCTTTTAAAATTTCGGCTGACGAGAAGTCACCAAAAGACAACTTTAGTCTAGATGAATTAAAAATAGTTTTTGACACAAAAAGGCTTGATCTACGAAACTATATGATGTTTGCTCTTCATACTGGGCTAAGGCTTAATGAAATTTGGCAACTTGATAGCAAAAGCATAGGTGAAGAAGATGGTATAAAATTTATAAATGTTAAGACTGCCAAGCAAAAAGGAGGCCTCAGCAAATATAGGCAAATTCCGCTGCATAAGAATATTGAGTATTTGGCTGACTTAAAGTGGCTAGAGCAAATCAAGAAAGGAAAAGAGAGTAGTGATTATTTCGGAAAGCGCCTAAATAGGTATATTCATAAATCTATCCCAAATGCGAATGTCAGCTTTCATAGACTGCGTGGCAATTTTGCAAAAGCTATTAAAGACTATTGTTTGGAAAATTCTCTAGCAGACTTGACTTCAGTTCTTTTGGGTCATAGCACAGACCTAGCAACTGATACATATGCAAAGGGAGTATCTCTAAAGGCTAAAAAAGAGGCATTAAAGGGGCTTGAAATCTTTAATTTTTTGATTTTTAGTGCTAGCAAAAATTTTTATCGCAAAAGATATAATTAG
- a CDS encoding putative peptidoglycan-binding domain-containing protein: protein MKNFTNAFYTLMSLEFNSPKNALHKNPNEKGLTFMGIYEAAHPNWQGWGQVREAINAYGDLEKASVALYNDDTLIEKVKIFYKKEFWDKMRLDEVDSELKACELFVFGVNVDTVPAVRVLQRLLGVVVDGIMGAQTLKALNNYNEQAFDVDFDRAEIAYYRNLVKAKPAYYIYERGWENRARSV from the coding sequence ATGAAAAACTTTACTAACGCATTTTATACATTAATGAGCTTAGAATTTAATAGTCCTAAAAATGCCCTACACAAAAACCCAAATGAAAAAGGGTTAACTTTTATGGGTATTTATGAAGCTGCTCACCCAAACTGGCAAGGCTGGGGGCAAGTTAGAGAAGCTATCAACGCATACGGCGATCTTGAAAAGGCTAGCGTCGCCCTATATAATGATGACACATTAATCGAAAAAGTAAAAATATTTTATAAAAAAGAATTTTGGGACAAAATGAGGCTTGACGAGGTAGATAGTGAATTAAAAGCGTGTGAGCTTTTTGTTTTTGGTGTAAACGTAGATACAGTACCAGCAGTTAGGGTTTTACAAAGGCTTTTAGGTGTAGTGGTAGACGGCATTATGGGCGCCCAGACTCTTAAAGCGTTAAACAACTATAACGAACAAGCCTTTGACGTTGATTTTGATAGAGCAGAGATCGCCTATTATAGAAATTTAGTGAAAGCAAAACCAGCATATTATATTTATGAAAGAGGCTGGGAGAATAGAGCGAGGAGTGTGTAA
- a CDS encoding phage holin family protein — MEDLVSKLGIYFWVVVVGLLGGALGSINNKEQTINRERKVVNFIVDTISSGFICWIFFEIASFFTNNNDRFSLAVGGFFSWRGTAWIRAVVDKVIDKKISSFGDYDDFSPKPPKDLNF, encoded by the coding sequence ATGGAGGATCTTGTCAGCAAATTAGGTATTTATTTTTGGGTTGTAGTTGTCGGCCTTCTAGGTGGAGCGCTAGGATCTATAAACAACAAAGAACAAACCATAAATAGAGAGCGTAAAGTAGTAAATTTTATAGTTGATACTATTAGCTCAGGCTTTATTTGCTGGATATTTTTTGAAATAGCATCATTTTTTACAAATAATAATGATCGCTTTAGTCTTGCAGTCGGCGGCTTTTTTTCTTGGCGTGGAACAGCGTGGATACGCGCTGTGGTTGATAAAGTAATAGATAAAAAGATTAGTAGTTTTGGCGATTATGATGACTTCTCGCCTAAACCACCTAAAGATTTAAATTTTTAA
- a CDS encoding tail fiber protein, giving the protein MVTIEELKLGNRTLEALKFLLSQITELETAVSQINISEIKEANTLTKEQIATLQDVKSAVEAISSDLNLKKSDFDEKKQNFDTNMSAFRSDKADFDEKKADFDSKNNTALSNFAFISDNVEKINSTSALLAEAKTVLEAIKPMEQRTQAALDTIVNSQAKFAELEALKTTLLELKRSLENISTTGLITDTKVSTTQTYSSKKIEDLVNNTKTALTADIESKTDSLTTIMNNQKQSITTLDGKINTTQGNLNNLATSVSTTLSQKVDATTYNTFATKVTNDLSNKANKNDVPSITSLEAIFQKITDKIDAYTKAESDDKFALKTELQKAIPVGSYLLYSSNSNTPDGFLRCDGSALDKTAYAALFSVVGYTYGRSGDKFLLPNFADGKFMRGIGGNAAALGTAQGDAIRNITGSIVTRSNTDGNIQAQGAFGGEVNSSWWAQMTRGSGTNINFDASRIVPTANENRPYNMAVVVLIKY; this is encoded by the coding sequence ATGGTAACAATAGAGGAATTGAAGCTTGGTAATAGAACGCTAGAAGCATTAAAATTCTTACTCTCTCAAATAACTGAGCTAGAAACAGCAGTAAGCCAAATAAATATAAGTGAAATAAAAGAAGCGAATACTTTAACAAAAGAGCAAATAGCGACTTTGCAAGATGTTAAAAGTGCAGTTGAAGCAATAAGCTCTGATTTAAATCTGAAAAAATCAGATTTTGACGAGAAAAAACAAAATTTTGATACCAATATGAGCGCCTTTAGAAGTGATAAGGCAGATTTTGACGAGAAAAAAGCAGATTTTGATAGTAAGAATAATACTGCACTAAGCAATTTCGCTTTTATTTCTGACAATGTAGAAAAAATAAATAGCACAAGTGCGCTTTTGGCTGAGGCAAAAACTGTTTTAGAAGCTATTAAGCCAATGGAGCAAAGAACGCAAGCGGCGCTTGATACTATAGTAAACTCACAAGCTAAATTTGCAGAATTAGAAGCCCTAAAAACAACACTACTTGAGCTAAAAAGATCACTTGAAAACATAAGCACAACTGGGCTAATAACAGATACTAAAGTTAGTACAACTCAGACATACTCTAGTAAAAAGATAGAAGATTTAGTAAATAATACCAAGACTGCTCTTACAGCAGATATAGAGAGTAAGACGGATAGTTTGACGACTATTATGAATAATCAAAAGCAGTCTATAACAACTCTTGATGGTAAGATTAATACTACTCAAGGTAATTTAAACAACTTAGCTACAAGTGTATCAACCACTTTATCACAAAAGGTTGATGCAACGACTTACAATACTTTTGCAACTAAGGTAACAAATGATTTAAGCAATAAAGCTAATAAAAATGATGTACCATCAATAACTTCTTTAGAAGCTATTTTTCAAAAAATAACCGACAAGATCGATGCATACACCAAAGCGGAGAGCGACGATAAATTTGCATTAAAAACGGAGTTACAAAAGGCTATACCAGTTGGAAGCTATCTTTTATACAGCTCAAACTCAAATACTCCAGATGGCTTTTTACGCTGCGACGGCTCAGCTCTTGACAAAACAGCGTACGCTGCACTCTTCTCCGTAGTCGGATACACGTACGGACGAAGCGGCGATAAATTCTTACTGCCAAACTTCGCGGATGGAAAATTCATGCGTGGCATTGGTGGCAATGCAGCCGCTCTGGGTACAGCTCAAGGGGATGCAATAAGAAATATCACTGGTAGCATAGTCACTAGAAGTAACACCGATGGTAACATACAAGCTCAAGGGGCTTTTGGTGGTGAAGTAAATTCTAGTTGGTGGGCACAAATGACAAGAGGGTCAGGAACTAATATTAACTTTGATGCTAGCCGAATAGTGCCAACAGCTAACGAAAACCGCCCATATAACATGGCGGTAGTCGTGTTAATCAAATACTAG
- a CDS encoding DUF5309 family protein — translation MAITTTGFQAPATRREGLKPSVYDNIILIGADETPILKLIGTSSVKGIEHSWLTDSLAAPKKNAQLEISDFDDQIKSSVQKTSNAVQIFTSNVSVSRSMQAVATYGGKELERETAKRAKEHKLDMEYAIFGLGRDADVKKSVFKAPTVRTDATAGEMAGLFYFLAKGAAAFAAGRRGNVVAFDSSGDWKGTPKELTEAVLSGLLQNIWDAGTTPKDVFIGADLKPAINKIATRQFGNEKNINSSVVSLDTDFGRVNFRLHRFLSPKYGLGDCIIAGDFDYMKNGLLVPTELKDVTTSKTAIQKRYYTESCIEVRNADAFAIGVGLKA, via the coding sequence ATGGCAATAACAACTACTGGGTTTCAAGCCCCAGCAACAAGACGTGAAGGCTTAAAGCCCTCAGTCTATGACAACATAATCTTAATAGGTGCTGACGAGACGCCTATACTTAAACTAATTGGCACTTCAAGTGTAAAAGGTATAGAGCACTCTTGGCTAACTGACAGCTTGGCTGCGCCAAAGAAAAACGCACAACTAGAGATTTCTGACTTTGATGATCAGATAAAATCAAGCGTGCAAAAAACTTCAAATGCAGTGCAAATTTTCACTTCAAATGTTAGCGTTTCAAGAAGTATGCAAGCAGTGGCTACTTATGGTGGCAAAGAGCTAGAGCGCGAGACAGCTAAAAGAGCAAAAGAGCATAAGCTAGATATGGAGTATGCTATCTTTGGTCTTGGTCGTGATGCTGATGTTAAAAAGAGCGTGTTTAAAGCACCGACTGTTAGAACTGACGCAACGGCTGGCGAAATGGCAGGCTTGTTTTATTTCTTGGCTAAAGGTGCAGCTGCATTTGCTGCTGGCAGACGTGGCAATGTTGTAGCATTTGATAGCTCAGGCGATTGGAAAGGAACACCAAAAGAACTAACTGAGGCTGTGTTATCTGGACTATTACAAAACATTTGGGACGCAGGCACAACTCCAAAAGATGTCTTTATCGGTGCTGATCTAAAGCCAGCTATCAATAAAATAGCAACTCGTCAATTTGGCAACGAGAAAAATATCAACTCTAGCGTTGTTAGCCTTGACACTGACTTTGGCAGGGTAAATTTTAGACTTCACCGCTTCTTAAGCCCTAAATACGGCTTGGGCGATTGTATCATCGCTGGCGACTTTGACTACATGAAAAATGGACTACTTGTACCAACTGAGTTAAAAGACGTCACAACTTCAAAAACAGCTATCCAAAAGAGATACTACACAGAAAGTTGTATCGAGGTAAGAAATGCAGACGCATTCGCAATAGGCGTTGGCTTAAAGGCATAA